A single Mesomycoplasma bovoculi M165/69 DNA region contains:
- the mip gene encoding Ig-specific serine endopeptidase MIP — protein MNKKKLIWLFIPIFSLISCSSPTISTPLDNQKSQDTQKIASTIAPKDNFDQSDDDNDELVNPNEQKSYLELAGLFKDGKRVKRDYYKFDNPNKDVITYKNNYGNKFEYYYDKKTLPSFLQLESEHKDTKIDPSILADLDKKAKEVGQMLYQNAQKRFYSLPHLDNGKIDGLDINLVATNKKFPGVMVAGQNNVGPDRSGLPRVLANPNYQNLAKRAVSFYYRDGARFNSTSDPASLVKFVNIHEGSATILDYKIEPDGSYPKTWYFITAAHVIANLKIANNYQKDGLWGTLDNFNPNDLQTNTWDLEIIKLNSDVNTDKIISPTLDNPSDYKTVTLTVHDKNGVSNNGLDKQGNYTGLNPVGKMNIRTVLLGTDFFNLDLASISKQKEIQDFGLALDVGIVEITFDSEAQARLITQDFYDGHLANKLDKTDILSDDYYKLPPNPFYSLGFPQFKYESTLKLKDEDKYPKSNKDSDVARTPWINKNRDLYSKIASNQFVDWKSLAGGSDFSTSWGYRNFVNRPGVSDILITAPIFGQQSLDVPYLKDGKIVKKHYLWTGLTTHIDNYVTAPGASGSGVYIGDNLYGIFAGSDSKSSTSVITNLYSSGFDYKGYYGKYNLPAYDVIYGGFADQRKSYLSALRQMHHDDLNFKTALFDKGLNWDYKRK, from the coding sequence ATGAATAAAAAAAAATTAATTTGATTATTTATCCCTATTTTTTCATTAATATCTTGTAGTTCACCAACTATTTCTACACCTTTAGATAATCAAAAATCTCAAGATACTCAAAAGATAGCTAGCACCATCGCTCCCAAAGATAACTTTGATCAAAGTGATGATGACAATGATGAGCTTGTAAATCCTAATGAGCAAAAAAGTTATTTAGAACTTGCTGGACTTTTCAAAGATGGTAAAAGAGTAAAAAGGGATTATTATAAATTCGATAATCCAAATAAAGATGTAATTACTTATAAAAATAATTATGGCAACAAGTTTGAATACTATTATGATAAGAAAACCTTACCATCTTTTCTTCAACTTGAAAGCGAACACAAAGATACTAAAATTGATCCTTCAATTCTTGCAGATCTTGATAAAAAAGCCAAAGAGGTTGGGCAAATGCTTTATCAAAATGCTCAAAAAAGATTTTATTCTTTGCCCCATTTGGACAATGGCAAGATTGATGGTCTTGATATTAATTTAGTTGCAACTAATAAAAAATTTCCTGGAGTAATGGTTGCTGGACAAAATAATGTTGGACCAGATCGAAGTGGATTACCAAGAGTTTTGGCTAATCCAAATTATCAAAACTTGGCAAAACGAGCAGTTTCATTTTATTATCGTGATGGTGCCAGATTTAATTCAACTAGCGATCCTGCTTCTTTGGTTAAATTTGTCAACATCCACGAAGGTAGTGCCACAATTTTGGATTACAAAATTGAGCCAGATGGCTCATATCCAAAAACTTGATATTTTATCACTGCTGCTCATGTGATTGCAAATTTAAAAATTGCTAATAATTATCAAAAAGATGGACTTTGAGGAACTTTGGATAATTTTAATCCAAATGATTTGCAAACAAATACTTGAGATTTGGAAATTATCAAACTCAACAGTGATGTAAATACTGACAAAATTATTTCCCCAACACTAGATAATCCTAGTGATTACAAAACAGTAACCCTCACTGTTCATGATAAAAATGGAGTTAGCAATAATGGTCTTGATAAGCAAGGTAATTATACAGGTCTCAATCCTGTTGGTAAGATGAATATTAGGACAGTTTTACTTGGAACTGACTTTTTTAATTTAGATTTGGCAAGTATTAGTAAGCAAAAGGAAATTCAAGATTTTGGACTAGCACTTGATGTTGGCATAGTTGAAATCACCTTTGATTCAGAAGCCCAGGCTCGTCTTATTACTCAAGATTTTTATGATGGTCACTTAGCTAACAAACTTGATAAAACAGATATACTAAGCGATGATTATTATAAATTACCACCTAATCCATTTTATTCTTTGGGATTTCCTCAATTTAAGTATGAATCTACTCTAAAATTAAAAGATGAAGATAAATATCCCAAATCAAATAAGGACTCAGATGTAGCGCGGACACCTTGAATTAATAAAAATCGAGATTTATATTCTAAAATTGCATCCAATCAATTTGTAGATTGAAAATCACTAGCTGGTGGTAGTGATTTTTCAACTAGTTGAGGATATCGCAATTTTGTTAATCGACCAGGAGTGAGTGATATTTTGATTACAGCTCCAATCTTTGGTCAACAAAGCCTTGATGTACCTTATCTCAAAGATGGTAAGATAGTCAAAAAACATTATCTATGAACTGGACTTACCACTCACATTGACAATTATGTCACAGCTCCAGGAGCTAGTGGCTCTGGAGTCTACATTGGCGATAATCTCTATGGTATTTTTGCAGGTTCTGATTCAAAATCATCTACAAGTGTAATTACTAATTTATACTCTAGTGGTTTTGATTACAAAGGTTATTATGGTAAATATAATTTGCCAGCTTATGATGTCATTTATGGTGGTTTTGCAGACCAACGCAAAAGTTATTTGTCAGCATTGCGCCAAATGCATCATGATGATCTGAATTTTAAAACAGCTCTATTTGATAAAGGTTTAAATTGAGATTATAAAAGAAAATAA